In one Balaenoptera ricei isolate mBalRic1 chromosome 20, mBalRic1.hap2, whole genome shotgun sequence genomic region, the following are encoded:
- the STRADA gene encoding STE20-related kinase adapter protein alpha isoform X7, with protein MSFLVSKPERIRRWVSEKFIVEGLRDLELFGEQLPGDTRRKTNEASAESIASFSKQEIMSSFLPEGGCYELLTVIGKGFEDLMTVNLARYKPAGEYVTVRRINLEACSNEMVTFLQGELHVSKLFSHPNILPYRATFIADNELWVVTSFMAYGSAKDLICTHFMDGMNELAIAYILQGVLKALDYIHHMGYVHRSVKASHVLISADGKVYLSGLRSNLSMISHGQRQRVVHDFPKYSIKVLPWLSPEVLQQNLQGYDAKSDIYSVGITACELANGHVPFKDMPATQL; from the exons CGGTGGGTCTCGGAAAAGTTCATTGTTGAGGGCTTAAGAGATTTGGAACTATTTGGAG AGCAGCTTCCGGGTGACACTCGGAGAAAA accAATGAGGCGAGCGCAGAGTCGATAGCATCCTTCTCTAAACAGGAGATCATGAGTAGCTTTCTGCCGGAGGGAGGGTGTTATGAGCTGCTCACCGTTATAG gcAAAGGATTTGAGGACCTGATGACAGTGAACCTAGCAAGGTACAAACCAGCGGGAGAGTATGTGACAGTACGAAGGATTAACCTAGAAGCTTGTTCCAATGAGATGGTGACATTCTTGCAG GGGGAGCTCCATGTCTCTAAGCTCTTCAGCCATCCCAATATCCTGCCATATCGAGCCACCTTTATTGCAGACAatgagctgtgggttgtcacctCGTTCATGGCATACG GCTCTGCAAAGGACCTCATCTGCACACACTTCATGGACGGCATGAATGAGCTGGCAATTGCTTACATACTGCAGGGGGTGCTCAAGGCCCTGGACTACATCCACCACATGGGATACGTGCACAG gagTGTCAAAGCCAGCCACGTTCTGATCTCAGCGGATGGGAAGGTCTACCTCTCTGGTTTACGCAGCAACCTCAGCATGATCAGCCACGGGCAGCGGCAGCGTGTGGTCCACGACTTTCCCAAGTACAGTATCAAGGTTCTGCCGTGGCTCAGCCCAGAGGTCCTCCAGCAG AATCTTCAGGGTTACGATGCCAAGTCTGACATCTACAGTGTGGGAATCACGGCCTGTGAACTAGCCAATGGCCACGTCCCCTTTAAGGACATGCCTGCCACCCAG
- the STRADA gene encoding STE20-related kinase adapter protein alpha isoform X6, whose amino-acid sequence MSFLVSKPERIRRWVSEKFIVEGLRDLELFGEQLPGDTRRKTNEASAESIASFSKQEIMSSFLPEGGCYELLTVIGKGFEDLMTVNLARYKPAGEYVTVRRINLEACSNEMVTFLQGELHVSKLFSHPNILPYRATFIADNELWVVTSFMAYGSAKDLICTHFMDGMNELAIAYILQGVLKALDYIHHMGYVHRSVKASHVLISADGKVYLSGLRSNLSMISHGQRQRVVHDFPKYSIKVLPWLSPEVLQQNLQGYDAKSDIYSVGITACELANGHVPFKDMPATQHSSRRISRFLP is encoded by the exons CGGTGGGTCTCGGAAAAGTTCATTGTTGAGGGCTTAAGAGATTTGGAACTATTTGGAG AGCAGCTTCCGGGTGACACTCGGAGAAAA accAATGAGGCGAGCGCAGAGTCGATAGCATCCTTCTCTAAACAGGAGATCATGAGTAGCTTTCTGCCGGAGGGAGGGTGTTATGAGCTGCTCACCGTTATAG gcAAAGGATTTGAGGACCTGATGACAGTGAACCTAGCAAGGTACAAACCAGCGGGAGAGTATGTGACAGTACGAAGGATTAACCTAGAAGCTTGTTCCAATGAGATGGTGACATTCTTGCAG GGGGAGCTCCATGTCTCTAAGCTCTTCAGCCATCCCAATATCCTGCCATATCGAGCCACCTTTATTGCAGACAatgagctgtgggttgtcacctCGTTCATGGCATACG GCTCTGCAAAGGACCTCATCTGCACACACTTCATGGACGGCATGAATGAGCTGGCAATTGCTTACATACTGCAGGGGGTGCTCAAGGCCCTGGACTACATCCACCACATGGGATACGTGCACAG gagTGTCAAAGCCAGCCACGTTCTGATCTCAGCGGATGGGAAGGTCTACCTCTCTGGTTTACGCAGCAACCTCAGCATGATCAGCCACGGGCAGCGGCAGCGTGTGGTCCACGACTTTCCCAAGTACAGTATCAAGGTTCTGCCGTGGCTCAGCCCAGAGGTCCTCCAGCAG AATCTTCAGGGTTACGATGCCAAGTCTGACATCTACAGTGTGGGAATCACGGCCTGTGAACTAGCCAATGGCCACGTCCCCTTTAAGGACATGCCTGCCACCCAG